In the Hyphomonadaceae bacterium BL14 genome, one interval contains:
- a CDS encoding PfkB family carbohydrate kinase: MTRASRPLQPAPAKRDIGTVIVISSQLAGSPVGGSLSVRVLHGAGIETCLAPTVNFGRHPGLGPTGGAALPDADFASLLDALAATGVPGIARAILTGYMASPGQAEAAARFIAGARAQNPGLLVMVDPIMGDGTPDGRDDGLYVPRATAMGIATRLIPLADLITPNVFELAWLAGRPITTTQEAGTAARGLAPAALITSSPAGPDRLGVLVLEGSQPAVGFETARLGAGSRTPNGTGDLFAASALAARLSGASWAGAARTAAGRVSHVLSRTPAGAPALAISQDSLTDPAPFTPAPAGQTGRAGARRPAFAMGLDGCPGGWIGVMADMNGIEALRVGFFASFAEALDTGAQIIAVDMPIGLPERPEPDGLGGRACERAAKAMLGARRSSIFPTPLRAAFEGRTRAEADALNRAAGGKGVAAQSFALFKKILEIDAAMTPLLEGCVFETHPETTIAALTGAPAIHSKKTPEGRAERLALLAAHGLAANLFEPHPFRKAQAAPDDLIDAGLCLLTAQRIAAGAALYVPEDPPRDARGLRMAIWA, encoded by the coding sequence ATGACCCGCGCCAGCCGCCCGCTTCAGCCCGCCCCCGCCAAGCGCGACATTGGCACGGTGATCGTGATCAGCTCCCAGCTGGCTGGCAGCCCGGTGGGCGGGAGCCTCAGCGTGCGTGTCCTGCATGGCGCGGGGATCGAGACCTGCCTGGCACCCACCGTCAATTTCGGCCGTCATCCGGGGCTGGGCCCCACAGGCGGGGCGGCGCTGCCGGACGCCGATTTCGCAAGCCTGCTGGATGCGCTGGCCGCTACGGGGGTGCCGGGCATAGCCCGCGCCATCCTGACCGGCTATATGGCAAGCCCCGGTCAGGCCGAGGCTGCGGCGCGCTTCATAGCGGGCGCGCGGGCGCAGAACCCGGGCCTTCTGGTCATGGTCGACCCGATTATGGGCGACGGCACCCCGGACGGGCGCGATGACGGGCTGTATGTGCCGCGGGCCACGGCCATGGGCATCGCCACGCGCCTGATCCCGCTGGCCGACTTGATCACGCCCAATGTGTTCGAACTGGCCTGGCTCGCGGGCCGGCCCATCACGACGACGCAAGAGGCCGGGACGGCGGCGCGCGGGCTGGCACCGGCGGCCCTGATCACCTCGTCGCCTGCCGGGCCGGACAGGCTGGGCGTGCTGGTGCTGGAGGGCAGCCAGCCAGCGGTGGGTTTCGAGACCGCCCGCCTCGGTGCCGGATCGCGCACACCCAATGGCACGGGCGATCTGTTCGCCGCCAGCGCTCTGGCGGCGCGGCTGTCCGGCGCAAGCTGGGCCGGCGCCGCCCGGACCGCAGCCGGACGGGTCAGCCATGTGCTGAGCCGGACCCCGGCGGGTGCCCCGGCGCTGGCAATCTCGCAGGACAGCCTGACGGACCCGGCCCCCTTCACACCCGCGCCCGCCGGGCAGACCGGGCGCGCGGGCGCACGGCGGCCCGCCTTCGCCATGGGGCTGGACGGCTGTCCCGGCGGCTGGATCGGGGTGATGGCGGACATGAACGGGATCGAAGCGCTGCGCGTGGGGTTTTTTGCGAGCTTTGCCGAGGCGCTGGACACCGGCGCCCAGATCATCGCCGTGGACATGCCCATTGGCCTGCCCGAGCGCCCGGAGCCCGACGGATTGGGCGGGCGTGCCTGCGAGCGGGCGGCGAAGGCCATGCTGGGCGCGCGGCGCAGCTCCATCTTTCCCACGCCCCTGCGCGCAGCGTTTGAGGGGCGCACCCGCGCCGAGGCCGATGCGCTGAACCGGGCCGCCGGAGGCAAGGGCGTGGCCGCCCAGTCCTTTGCCCTGTTCAAAAAGATTCTGGAAATCGACGCGGCGATGACGCCCTTGCTCGAAGGCTGCGTATTTGAGACCCACCCTGAGACAACCATCGCCGCCCTCACCGGCGCGCCGGCAATCCATAGCAAGAAAACGCCCGAAGGCCGGGCTGAGCGGCTGGCCCTGCTGGCCGCCCATGGTCTGGCGGCGAACCTGTTCGAGCCGCATCCGTTCAGGAAGGCCCAGGCCGCGCCCGATGATCTCATTGATGCCGGCCTGTGCCTTTTGACGGCACAGCGCATCGCGGCGGGAGCGGCATTGTACGTGCCTGAGGACCCGCCGCGCGACGCGCGCGGCCTGCGCATGGCGATCTGGGCGTAA
- a CDS encoding CoA ester lyase has protein sequence MTGEPSSMLYPRRLRSALYTPGDRPRAIAKAAGLDADALILDLEDAVAPDRKAEARAAAPDAIAAFRQAGRYSVLRIHAPGDRETAADLPCVAAAQSDAVLVAKAEDCGALADLRSGLTSAGWCGRLWLMIETPRGVFLAEQLATAPGLAQALGVSVLVAGGNDLAEGLRLPAGSARRAGLVPHLARLVLAARAADLAVLDGVYNAHTDAAGFIEEAQEARALGFDGKTLIHPAQIDPCHAAFRPGADEIAHARAIIAAFDDPASAGRGAIAVDGVMAERLHLDAARALLAAAEPGEKG, from the coding sequence ATGACTGGCGAGCCGTCATCCATGCTTTACCCGCGGCGTTTGCGCTCGGCGCTTTACACGCCCGGTGACCGTCCGCGCGCCATCGCGAAAGCTGCAGGGCTGGATGCGGACGCCCTGATCCTCGATCTGGAAGACGCCGTGGCGCCGGACCGCAAGGCCGAAGCCCGCGCCGCCGCGCCGGACGCCATCGCGGCGTTTCGCCAGGCCGGGCGGTATAGCGTGCTGCGCATCCATGCGCCGGGCGACCGGGAAACCGCTGCCGACCTGCCCTGCGTGGCCGCGGCACAATCCGATGCGGTGCTGGTGGCAAAGGCCGAGGATTGCGGCGCGCTGGCCGATCTGCGCTCGGGCCTGACCTCTGCCGGCTGGTGCGGCCGGCTCTGGCTGATGATCGAAACCCCGCGCGGCGTGTTCCTGGCCGAGCAATTGGCCACCGCGCCGGGCCTGGCGCAGGCGCTGGGCGTGTCGGTGCTGGTGGCGGGCGGCAATGATCTGGCCGAAGGCCTGCGCCTGCCTGCCGGCTCCGCCCGGCGCGCCGGTCTGGTGCCGCATCTGGCCCGGCTGGTGCTGGCGGCGCGCGCGGCGGACCTGGCTGTGCTCGACGGGGTGTATAACGCCCATACCGACGCGGCGGGGTTCATTGAAGAGGCGCAGGAGGCGCGCGCGCTGGGCTTTGACGGCAAGACGCTGATCCATCCCGCCCAGATCGATCCGTGCCATGCAGCCTTCAGGCCCGGCGCGGATGAAATCGCGCACGCGCGCGCCATCATCGCCGCCTTTGACGATCCTGCCAGCGCCGGGCGCGGTGCCATCGCGGTCGATGGCGTGATGGCAGAGCGCCTGCATCTGGATGCCGCCCGCGCCCTGTTGGCTGCCGCAGAGCCCGGCGAGAAAGGCTGA
- the arsC gene encoding arsenate reductase (glutaredoxin) (This arsenate reductase requires both glutathione and glutaredoxin to convert arsenate to arsenite, after which the efflux transporter formed by ArsA and ArsB can extrude the arsenite from the cell, providing resistance.), producing the protein MEIWHNPRCSKSREALALLRGTGIDPEVRLYLDRPPTVAELDSVIAALGLACAHDLIRTGEPDYKAAGLSRGCSDAELIAAMAAHPKLIERPILIDSGLAVIGRPPERVMELV; encoded by the coding sequence ATGGAAATCTGGCACAATCCGCGCTGCTCGAAATCACGCGAGGCGCTCGCGCTCCTGCGCGGGACAGGCATTGATCCCGAGGTGCGCCTCTATCTCGACCGGCCGCCCACAGTGGCCGAGCTGGACTCCGTCATCGCCGCGCTGGGGCTTGCCTGCGCCCACGACCTGATCCGCACAGGCGAGCCGGATTACAAGGCGGCCGGCCTGTCACGCGGCTGCAGTGACGCCGAGTTGATCGCCGCCATGGCCGCCCATCCCAAGCTCATCGAACGCCCGATCCTGATTGACAGCGGCCTCGCCGTGATCGGCCGCCCGCCCGAGCGGGTGATGGAGCTGGTTTAG
- the moeB gene encoding molybdopterin-synthase adenylyltransferase MoeB, whose product MPVHSVRHARHILLKEIGGPGQQRLSRARIVIIGAGGLGAPAALYLAAAGVGAIRIAEPDVVSLDNLQRQILYRTQDVGRRKAERAAEALTDLDPSLDIDARVLAADDATLPGLLAGADLVLDGCDDFATRFAVNRAALAARIPLVSGAVGRWDGQVGVFAPHRAPDAPCYQCWVPDSPPDAETCAEAGIVGALTGVIGSLMALEAIKLITGAGEPLIGRLVIHDGLSGRARTVRLHRDPDCKACGAG is encoded by the coding sequence TTGCCCGTCCATTCCGTCCGCCATGCCCGCCATATCCTGCTGAAGGAGATCGGCGGCCCCGGCCAGCAGCGCCTGTCGCGTGCGCGGATCGTGATCATCGGCGCGGGTGGGCTGGGGGCGCCGGCGGCGCTGTATCTGGCTGCGGCGGGGGTCGGCGCGATCCGCATCGCCGAGCCCGATGTGGTGAGCCTGGACAATCTCCAGCGCCAGATCCTGTACCGGACGCAGGATGTGGGGCGGCGCAAAGCCGAGCGCGCCGCCGAGGCGCTGACCGATCTCGACCCCTCGCTGGACATTGATGCGCGCGTCCTCGCCGCCGATGATGCGACCTTGCCCGGCCTGTTGGCGGGCGCCGACCTGGTGTTGGACGGCTGCGATGATTTTGCGACCCGCTTCGCTGTGAACCGCGCCGCGCTGGCCGCCCGTATTCCGCTGGTGTCCGGCGCGGTAGGGCGTTGGGACGGGCAGGTAGGCGTGTTCGCGCCGCATCGGGCACCGGACGCGCCCTGCTATCAATGCTGGGTACCGGACAGTCCGCCCGATGCGGAGACCTGCGCTGAGGCCGGTATTGTCGGGGCGCTGACGGGGGTGATCGGATCGCTGATGGCACTGGAAGCCATCAAGCTGATCACCGGCGCGGGCGAGCCGCTGATCGGGCGCCTTGTCATCCATGACGGCCTGTCAGGCCGCGCCCGCACCGTGCGCCTGCACCGCGATCCCGATTGCAAGGCGTGCGGCGCGGGGTGA
- a CDS encoding transcriptional regulator, translating to MGAFDPQGLDDVIHGKLRLAVMSYLSAVDDASFTELRERTGASDGNLSVQLRKLEEAGYVDQDKQFVDRRPHTRVRMTPDGRKAWIAYLDALREMLGQG from the coding sequence ATGGGCGCGTTCGATCCACAGGGGCTCGATGACGTCATCCACGGCAAGCTGCGCCTGGCGGTGATGAGCTATCTGTCCGCGGTGGACGATGCCAGCTTCACCGAGCTGCGCGAACGCACCGGCGCCAGCGACGGCAATCTCTCGGTTCAGCTGCGCAAGCTGGAGGAGGCGGGATATGTGGACCAGGACAAGCAATTCGTCGACCGGCGCCCCCATACACGGGTGCGCATGACGCCGGACGGACGCAAAGCCTGGATCGCCTATCTCGACGCCCTGCGGGAAATGCTCGGACAGGGGTGA
- the sucD gene encoding succinate--CoA ligase subunit alpha, translating to MSILVNKNTKVLVQGLTGKTGTFHTEQALAYYGTRMVGGVHPKKGGESWTSGLDGAASLPIFASVAEGREATGADASVIYVPPAGAADAIIEAIDAGIELITCITEGIPVMDMVRVKARLDRSASRLLGPNCPGVLTPEECKIGIMPGSIFKKGSVGVVSRSGTLTYEAVFQTSRVGLGQTTAVGIGGDPVKGTEFIDMLELFLADDATQSIIMIGEIGGAAEEEAAQFIKDEARKGRKKPMVGFIAGRTAPPGRTMGHAGAIVAGGKGGADDKIDAMKSAGITVADSPARMGATLVEVLKG from the coding sequence ATGTCCATTCTCGTCAACAAGAACACCAAAGTCCTCGTCCAGGGCCTGACCGGCAAGACCGGCACCTTCCACACCGAACAGGCGCTGGCCTATTACGGCACCCGCATGGTGGGCGGCGTGCATCCCAAGAAGGGCGGCGAGAGCTGGACCAGCGGGCTGGACGGCGCGGCCTCCCTGCCGATCTTCGCCTCCGTCGCTGAAGGGCGCGAGGCCACCGGGGCCGACGCCTCGGTGATCTATGTCCCGCCCGCGGGCGCCGCCGACGCCATCATCGAGGCGATCGATGCGGGCATTGAGCTGATTACCTGCATCACCGAAGGCATTCCAGTGATGGACATGGTGCGGGTGAAGGCGCGTCTCGACCGCTCCGCCTCGCGCCTTCTGGGGCCCAACTGCCCCGGCGTGCTGACGCCCGAAGAGTGCAAGATCGGCATCATGCCGGGCTCCATCTTCAAGAAGGGCAGCGTGGGCGTGGTGTCGCGCTCGGGCACCCTCACCTATGAAGCGGTGTTCCAGACCAGCCGCGTGGGTCTCGGCCAGACCACGGCGGTGGGCATTGGCGGCGACCCGGTGAAAGGCACCGAATTCATCGACATGCTGGAGCTGTTCCTGGCCGATGACGCCACCCAGTCGATCATCATGATCGGCGAGATCGGCGGCGCGGCCGAGGAAGAGGCCGCCCAGTTCATCAAGGATGAAGCCAGGAAGGGCCGCAAGAAGCCCATGGTCGGCTTCATCGCCGGGCGCACCGCCCCGCCGGGCCGCACCATGGGGCATGCCGGTGCCATCGTGGCGGGCGGCAAGGGCGGTGCTGACGACAAGATCGACGCGATGAAATCGGCCGGCATCACTGTGGCCGACAGCCCGGCCCGCATGGGCGCGACACTGGTAGAGGTGTTGAAGGGGTAG
- a CDS encoding PIN domain-containing protein — translation MTVETFLDTNILLYAAGAQRSAPEKHAIAQGLLTTDFGVSAQTLGEFYFNAVRKGKPPMAPETAEVWVRQLSRKPFQPIDAPLVFRAMALAQRYQIRYWDAAILAAAEKLGARTVYSEDLNHGQAYGDVTVINPFI, via the coding sequence TTGACCGTTGAGACGTTTCTGGACACCAACATCCTGCTCTACGCAGCGGGCGCCCAGAGAAGCGCCCCGGAAAAGCATGCAATCGCGCAGGGCCTCCTGACGACGGATTTCGGCGTTTCGGCGCAAACACTGGGCGAGTTCTATTTCAACGCGGTGCGCAAGGGCAAACCGCCCATGGCGCCGGAGACAGCGGAAGTCTGGGTCCGCCAATTGTCGCGAAAACCGTTCCAGCCGATTGATGCGCCGCTGGTGTTTCGCGCCATGGCGCTCGCCCAGCGCTACCAGATCCGCTACTGGGACGCCGCCATCCTCGCCGCGGCAGAAAAGCTCGGCGCCAGGACCGTCTATTCCGAAGATCTCAATCACGGTCAGGCCTATGGCGATGTGACCGTGATCAACCCGTTCATCTGA
- a CDS encoding DUF6364 family protein, producing MTKNLTLAIDDDLLDRARVVAAVRRTTVNAMVREYLERVVQEEREGDTVTQELLKLSREGSWDMGDWTPSRDETYSGSPRFDR from the coding sequence ATGACCAAGAACCTCACCCTCGCCATCGACGATGATCTGCTGGACCGCGCCCGCGTGGTCGCGGCCGTGCGGCGCACAACGGTCAATGCGATGGTGCGCGAATATCTGGAACGGGTCGTGCAGGAAGAGCGCGAAGGCGACACGGTGACGCAGGAGCTTTTGAAGCTGTCGCGCGAAGGATCGTGGGACATGGGGGACTGGACGCCCAGCCGGGACGAGACCTATTCAGGAAGCCCGCGCTTTGACCGTTGA
- the sucC gene encoding ADP-forming succinate--CoA ligase subunit beta, with product MNIHEHQAKALLKSFGAPVADGIAVFSVAEARQAADQLPGPLWVVKSQIHAGGRGKGKFKELPADAKGGVRLAFTKDDVEAHAREMLGNTLVTHQTGPAGRQVNRLYIEDGADIARELYLSLLVNRDTGRVAFVVSTEGGMDIEDVAEHTPEKIITVNIDPQAGVTETDGDALARALNLDGAAREDMLALAPILYRAFTEKDMSMLEINPLIVMENGRLRVLDAKVSFDGNALFRHDDVRALRDLTEEDDKEIEASKYDLAYIALDGEIGCMVNGAGLAMATMDIIKLYGAEPANFLDVGGGASKEKVTHAFKIITADENVKGILVNIFGGIMRCDVIAEGVVAAVKEVGLKVPLVVRLEGTNVELGKKILNESGLDITSADDLDDAAQKIVKAVRG from the coding sequence ATGAACATCCACGAGCACCAGGCCAAGGCCCTGCTGAAATCCTTTGGCGCACCCGTCGCCGACGGCATCGCTGTGTTTTCCGTCGCAGAGGCGCGTCAGGCTGCCGATCAGCTTCCCGGTCCGCTCTGGGTTGTGAAATCCCAGATCCACGCCGGCGGGCGCGGTAAGGGCAAGTTCAAGGAGCTGCCTGCCGACGCCAAGGGCGGCGTGCGGCTCGCCTTCACCAAGGACGATGTGGAGGCCCATGCGCGTGAGATGCTGGGCAATACGCTGGTCACCCACCAGACCGGCCCGGCGGGCCGTCAGGTGAACCGGCTGTATATCGAGGACGGCGCCGATATCGCGCGCGAGCTTTACCTGTCCCTGCTGGTCAATCGCGACACCGGCCGGGTGGCCTTCGTGGTCTCCACCGAGGGCGGGATGGACATCGAGGATGTGGCCGAGCACACCCCGGAGAAGATCATCACGGTCAATATCGACCCGCAAGCGGGCGTCACCGAAACCGATGGTGACGCTCTCGCCCGGGCGCTGAATCTGGACGGTGCGGCGCGCGAGGACATGCTGGCGCTGGCCCCGATCCTGTACCGGGCCTTCACCGAAAAAGACATGAGCATGCTGGAGATCAACCCGCTCATCGTTATGGAGAACGGTCGCCTGCGCGTGCTGGACGCCAAGGTCAGCTTTGACGGCAACGCCCTGTTCCGCCACGACGATGTGCGCGCCCTGCGCGACCTGACCGAGGAGGACGACAAGGAGATCGAGGCCTCCAAATACGACCTTGCCTACATCGCGCTCGATGGCGAGATCGGCTGCATGGTCAACGGCGCGGGCCTGGCCATGGCGACCATGGACATCATCAAGCTCTATGGCGCGGAGCCGGCCAACTTCCTCGATGTGGGCGGCGGCGCCAGCAAGGAGAAGGTGACCCACGCCTTCAAGATCATCACCGCCGACGAAAACGTCAAAGGCATTCTGGTCAATATCTTCGGCGGCATCATGCGCTGCGACGTCATCGCCGAGGGCGTGGTCGCCGCGGTGAAGGAAGTCGGCCTGAAAGTGCCGCTGGTGGTGCGCCTGGAAGGCACGAATGTCGAGCTCGGCAAAAAGATTCTCAATGAGAGCGGGCTGGACATCACCAGCGCCGACGATCTCGATGACGCGGCGCAAAAGATCGTGAAGGCGGTGCGGGGGTAG
- a CDS encoding MFS transporter has product MMIYRNVATVMAATLLLQVALGALGVALPLVMNAAQWSALSIGAVVAGYSAGFMAGAFTAPGIIRSIGHIRAYAAYAGGAAATTLALALGSDFIWWLLSRFAFGICAAGIFAVAESWIADATPSERRGTVISAYQIVGRFGLILGPFVIALSGLMLGDTFVVAGIFLSLALIPIVFTGRGQPALPTGTTVSPLRLLTIAPAAAAAVFFAGIVNTGTLAFIPIWAETLQADSPAGAAALVLAVVYTLAMLVQWPAGWISDRLDRRLVIAGLAALSALFAILLAVLLNPGLIGGAVLAGLWGASSLAYYAVGVAHAADRSRVEDLPAIASGTLLVWAAGAVLGPILSGIAYAGPLGARGLFLFAAVFSAILAAGMLWRRSVRKPVREEEREPFVYLSATSAELAEIDTPDAEPEPEPVPASGPQP; this is encoded by the coding sequence ATGATGATTTATCGCAATGTCGCCACCGTCATGGCCGCCACCTTGCTGTTGCAGGTGGCGCTGGGCGCGCTGGGTGTAGCCCTGCCGCTGGTAATGAACGCGGCCCAGTGGTCGGCCCTGTCCATCGGCGCGGTGGTGGCGGGCTATAGCGCCGGCTTCATGGCCGGGGCGTTCACCGCACCGGGCATTATCCGCTCCATCGGCCATATCCGCGCCTATGCGGCCTATGCCGGGGGCGCGGCGGCCACGACGCTGGCGCTGGCGCTGGGCTCCGATTTCATCTGGTGGCTGCTGTCGCGCTTTGCCTTCGGGATCTGCGCAGCCGGGATTTTCGCCGTGGCCGAAAGCTGGATCGCCGATGCAACCCCGTCGGAACGGCGCGGGACGGTGATCTCGGCCTATCAGATTGTCGGGCGCTTCGGCCTGATCCTGGGGCCCTTCGTGATTGCGCTGAGCGGGCTGATGCTGGGCGACACGTTTGTGGTGGCCGGGATTTTCCTGTCGCTGGCCCTGATCCCCATCGTGTTCACCGGACGCGGCCAGCCTGCCCTGCCTACAGGGACGACGGTGTCGCCGCTGCGCCTTTTGACCATCGCGCCGGCCGCCGCGGCGGCCGTGTTCTTTGCCGGTATCGTCAATACCGGCACGCTCGCCTTCATACCGATCTGGGCTGAAACCCTGCAGGCGGACTCGCCCGCTGGGGCTGCGGCGCTTGTGCTGGCGGTGGTCTATACCCTCGCCATGCTGGTGCAGTGGCCGGCAGGCTGGATTTCCGACCGGCTTGACCGGCGCCTGGTGATTGCCGGCCTGGCCGCCCTGTCGGCCCTGTTCGCGATCCTGCTGGCGGTGCTGCTCAATCCCGGCCTGATTGGCGGGGCGGTTCTGGCGGGTCTGTGGGGCGCATCGAGTCTGGCCTATTACGCGGTGGGGGTCGCCCATGCCGCCGACCGCTCGCGGGTGGAGGACCTGCCCGCTATCGCCTCGGGCACACTGCTGGTCTGGGCGGCAGGCGCAGTGCTGGGCCCGATACTGTCCGGCATCGCCTATGCCGGGCCGCTGGGGGCGCGCGGCCTGTTCCTGTTCGCCGCCGTGTTCAGTGCCATTCTGGCCGCCGGCATGCTGTGGCGCCGCTCGGTGCGCAAGCCGGTGCGCGAGGAGGAGCGGGAGCCCTTCGTCTATCTCAGCGCCACCTCGGCAGAGCTGGCCGAGATCGACACGCCCGACGCGGAGCCTGAACCCGAGCCCGTACCCGCATCGGGCCCGCAGCCATGA